A genomic stretch from Canis lupus familiaris isolate Mischka breed German Shepherd chromosome 17, alternate assembly UU_Cfam_GSD_1.0, whole genome shotgun sequence includes:
- the LOC480786 gene encoding regenerating islet-derived protein 4 isoform X1 yields MAPKSMWLLLLLSCIASTDVLGNIIMRPSCAPGWFYYKSNCYGYFWKLKNWSEAELECQLYGNGAHLASLQNIKEANMVAKYIRGFQINQPVWIGLHDPQKRQQWQWIDGALYLYKSWSGESMGENMYCADISARNNFLAWESNDCSKQQHFLCKYRP; encoded by the exons ATGGCTCCCAAAAGCATGTGGCTGCTCCTACTGCTGAGCTGTATAGCCAGCACTGACGTCCTGGGTA ACATCATCATGAGACCCAGCTGTGCTCCTGGATGGTTTTACTACAAGTCCAATTGCTATGGATACTTCTGGAAGCTGAAAAACTGGTCTGAGGCTGAG CTCGAGTGTCAGTTGTATGGAAACGGAGCCCACCTGGCATCTCTCCAGAATATAAAGGAAGCCAACATGGTAGCAAAGTACATAAGGGGCTTCCAAATAAACCAGCCTGTGTGGATCGGCCTGCATGACCCACAAAAG AGGCAGCAGTGGCAGTGGATCGATGGGGCCTTATATTTATACAAAAGCTGGTCTGGTGAGTCCATGGGCGAGAACATGTACTGTGCGGACATAAGCGCCAGGAACA ATTTTTTAGCTTGGGAGAGCAATGATTGCAGCAAGCAGCAGCATTTCCTGTGCAAATACCGACCGTAG
- the LOC480786 gene encoding regenerating islet-derived protein 4 isoform X2, translated as MRPSCAPGWFYYKSNCYGYFWKLKNWSEAELECQLYGNGAHLASLQNIKEANMVAKYIRGFQINQPVWIGLHDPQKRQQWQWIDGALYLYKSWSGESMGENMYCADISARNNFLAWESNDCSKQQHFLCKYRP; from the exons ATGAGACCCAGCTGTGCTCCTGGATGGTTTTACTACAAGTCCAATTGCTATGGATACTTCTGGAAGCTGAAAAACTGGTCTGAGGCTGAG CTCGAGTGTCAGTTGTATGGAAACGGAGCCCACCTGGCATCTCTCCAGAATATAAAGGAAGCCAACATGGTAGCAAAGTACATAAGGGGCTTCCAAATAAACCAGCCTGTGTGGATCGGCCTGCATGACCCACAAAAG AGGCAGCAGTGGCAGTGGATCGATGGGGCCTTATATTTATACAAAAGCTGGTCTGGTGAGTCCATGGGCGAGAACATGTACTGTGCGGACATAAGCGCCAGGAACA ATTTTTTAGCTTGGGAGAGCAATGATTGCAGCAAGCAGCAGCATTTCCTGTGCAAATACCGACCGTAG